A genomic region of Trifolium pratense cultivar HEN17-A07 linkage group LG3, ARS_RC_1.1, whole genome shotgun sequence contains the following coding sequences:
- the LOC123913192 gene encoding dirigent protein 21-like: MTSILSFFLLFISCLMNVHGRAISSQESHIMLPSEKLESFTHLHFFFHDILDGEKATTLKIINPPSESSHGPFGSTYVIDNPLTKEQNLSSKLIGRAQGTYALASQQGDFAFKMDINFIFIEGKYKGSTLTMLGRNVIVNEIREMPIVGGTGAFRFASGYALAKTVWYNSTSGNAIEEFNITISHL, from the coding sequence ATGACTTCCATTTTAagcttctttcttcttttcattaGTTGCTTAATGAATGTTCATGGAAGAGCAATATCCTCACAAGAATCTCATATAATGTTACCTTCAGAAAAACTAGAAAGTTTCACCCACTTACACTTCTTTTTCCATGATATCTTAGATGGTGAAAAAGCAACTACACTCAAAATTATCAACCCACCTAGTGAATCATCACATGGTCCTTTTGGATCCACTTATGTTATAGATAACCCTTTGACTAAAGAACAAAATCTAAGTTCAAAACTTATTGGAAGAGCTCAAGGAACTTATGCTTTAGCTTCTCAACAAGGTGATTTTGCATTTAAGATggatattaattttatttttatagaaggTAAGTATAAAGGGAGCACACTAACAATGCTTGGAAGGAATGTTATTGTGAATGAAATTAGAGAAATGCCTATTGTTGGAGGTACTGGTGCCTTTAGGTTTGCAAGTGGTTATGCTTTGGCAAAGACTGTTTGGTATAATTCTACATCTGGAAATGCTATTGAAGAGTTCAACATTACAATTAGCCatttgtaa
- the LOC123915361 gene encoding agamous-like MADS-box protein AGL61 — protein sequence MSKKKSTLGRQKIPIEKILKKSHLQVTFSKRRSGLFKKASELSTLCGVEIAIVVFSPADKAFSFGHPEVEAIVDRYFTRNPPQESSAHQLVEVHRNANVRDLNIQLTQLLNHLEIEKKQGEEIEHIRKDRQKKFWWESPIDELGLNELIQLKGSIEELKQNIGKFANKCMMEQANVFSPNVGANGFGRYDSLDNKFGVGINIAPPLSNGYYLNFRNGYL from the coding sequence ATGTCAAAAAAGAAGTCTACCTTAGGTAGACAAAAAATACCTATTGAAAAAATACTGAAAAAAAGTCATTTACAGGTTACTTTTTCTAAGCGCCGATCAGGGTTATTTAAAAAAGCCAGTGAACTTAGCACCCTATGTGGAGTTGAGATTGCAATTGTAGTTTTTTCTCCGGCTGATAAGGCATTCTCTTTTGGTCATCCTGAAGTTGAGGCTATCGTGGATCGCTATTTTACTCGTAATCCTCCACAAGAATCTAGCGCGCACCAACTTGTTGAGGTTCATAGAAATGCTAATGTTCGCGATCTCAACATCCAATTGACTCAACTTCTTAACCATTTGGAAATTGAAAAGAAACAAGGGGAAGAGATTGAGCACATTAGGAAAGATAGACAAAAGAAATTTTGGTGGGAGAGCCCTATTGATGAGCTTGGCTTGAATGAATTGATCCAATTAAAGGGTTCTATTGAGGAGTTGAAACAAAACATAGGAAAATTTGCTAACAAATGCATGATGGAACAAGCTAATGTTTTTTCACCAAATGTTGGAGCTAATGGATTTGGACGTTATGATTCCCTTGATAACAAATTTGGAGTTGGGATTAATATTGCTCCACCACTTTCTAATGGCTATTATCTTAATTTTCGCAATGGGTatctttga
- the LOC123915360 gene encoding agamous-like MADS-box protein AGL61, translating to MSKKKSSLGRQKIPIEKIPKKSHLQVTFSKRRSGLFKKASELCTLCGVEIAIVVFSPANKAFSFGHPEVESIIDRYLTRNPPQESSAHQLVEAHRNANVRDLNIQLTQLLNHLEIEKKQGEEIEHMRKARQSQFWWESPIDELGLNELVQLKGSIEELKNNIGKFASKCMMEQSNVPSPNMGANGFGRYDSLDNKFGLGINIAPPPPNSYYLGFRNGYL from the coding sequence ATGTCAAAGAAGAAATCTAGTTTAGGTAGACAAAAAATTCCTATtgaaaaaataccaaaaaaaagtcatttacaAGTTACTTTCTCTAAGCGCCGATCAGGACTATTCAAAAAGGCCAGTGAACTTTGCACTCTTTGCGGTGTTGAGATTGCAATTGTAGTTTTTTCTCCCGCTAATAAAGCATTTTCTTTTGGTCATCCAGAAGTTGAGTCAATCATCGATCGCTATTTGACTCGAAATCCTCCACAAGAATCTAGTGCCCACCAACTTGTTGAGGCTCATAGAAATGCAAATGTGCGCGATCTCAACATCCAATTGACACAACTTCTTAACCATTTGGAGATTGAAAAGAAACAAGGAGAAGAGATAGAACACATGAGGAAAGCAAGGCAAAGTCAATTTTGGTGGGAGAGCCCTATTGATGAGCTTGGCTTAAATGAATTGGTCCAATTAAAGGGTTCTATTGAGGAGCTGAAGAATAACATAGGAAAATTTGCTAGCAAATGCATGATGGAACAATCTAATGTACCTTCACCAAATATGGGGGCCAATGGATTTGGACGTTATGATTCACTTGACAACAAATTTGGTCTTGGCATTAATATTGCTCCCCCACCTCCTAATTCTTATTATCTTGGTTTTAGAAATGGgtatctttaa
- the LOC123913193 gene encoding isoliquiritigenin 2'-O-methyltransferase-like: MHSKHKSQNKQTMGSICEDIHDIPKFLPFVAEDDDDACLSAMLLCCGPMIYTSVLKAAIELNLFEIISKANPPCVSASYVASKLSTTQHPQLPRRLDRMLCLLASHSLLVCSTRTNEEGGNERFYEVSLAGKYFVKDEKNGSVALFSSFMNHQKFMDAFNNFKEVLSDCENGLYMNVHGMPVYQGIQSDPAWNHVFNKSMADICTIEMKKILEKYKGFEGISMLVDVGGGIGQSLNMIISKYPSIKGINFDLPQVIQHAPIYPGIEHVEGDMFKSVPKADAIILKAILHNWSDENCLKVLSKCYNALPQHGKLIVVEFIMPQEIQHTKVDKLITSFDNLMFLDSGVERTEKEFEKLCKCSGFSSFHVACLAFSALGVMEFHK; encoded by the exons ATGCATAGTAAACATAAAAgccaaaacaaacaaaccatGGGATCTATCTGTGAAGATATTCATGATATTCCAAAATTTTTACCTTTTGTAGcagaggatgatgatgatgcatgTCTCTCTGCTATGCTTCTTTGTTGTGGTCCAATGATTTATACTTCAGTATTGAAAGCTGCAATTGAACTCAACTTGTTTGAGATCATATCTAAGGCAAATCCACCATGTGTTTCAGCATCATATGTTGCTTCAAAACTATCAACAACACAACATCCTCAATTGCCTCGAAGACTCGATCGAATGTTGTGTTTACTTGCAAGTCACTCTCTTCTTGTTTGTTCTACAAGAACAAATGAAGAAGGTGGGAATGAAAGATTTTATGAAGTTTCATTGGCTGGTAAATACTTTGTTAAAGATGAGAAAAATGGTTCTGTTGCTTTGTTCTCATCATTTATGAATCACCAAAAGTTCATGGATGCATT CAACAATTTTAAGGAGGTACTATCAGACTGTGAAAATGGACTATACATGAATGTTCATGGAATGCCAGTTTATCAAGGCATACAGTCTGATCCAGCTTGGAATCATGTGTTTAACAAATCAATGGCTGATATTTGCACAATagaaatgaagaaaatattagaaaaatacaAAGGATTTGAAGGAATTTCAATGTTGGTTGATGTTGGAGGAGGAATTGGGCAAAGTTTGAATATGATCATCTCTAAGTATCCTTCTATAAAGGGCATTAATTTTGATTTGCCCCAAGTCATACAACATGCCCCAATTTATCCAG GAATTGAGCATGTTGAAGGAGACATGTTTAAGAGTGTCCCAAAAGCTGATGCCATAATATTAAAG GCAATATTACACAATTGGTCTGATGAAAATTGTTTGAAAGTTCTAAGTAAGTGTTACAATGCTTTGCCACAACATGGTAAATTAATTGTTGTGGAATTCATAATGCCTCAAGAAATTCAGCATACAAAAGTAGATAAGTTGATTACTAGCTTTGACAACCTCATGTTTCTGGATAGTGGTGTTGAAAGAACAGAGAaagaatttgaaaagttatGCAAATGCTCTGGATTTTCTAGTTTTCATGTTGCTTGTCTTGCCTTCTCTGCTCTAGGAGTGATGGAATttcacaaataa